From the Conger conger chromosome 14, fConCon1.1, whole genome shotgun sequence genome, one window contains:
- the gpr61l gene encoding probable G-protein coupled receptor — protein MGGSGPMLNLVSNRTLHNITSGLLGPKPTTPTLPLGVFTASQLKDLVGMFFMVGLNAVALLANTAVMVAIVKAPHLRKFAFVCHLCVVDLLCAVLLMPLAIVTGSPFFSAVVFTVLECQVYIFLTVFLICASIFTIIAISVERYYYIVHPMRYEVKMTLNLAIAVMIFIWVKSILLALVTLFGWPPYGNQSSISAAHCSLHWSHSSLRKVFAVLFSVVCFLVPSIVIFVVYCNVYKVARMAARQHVPVPTWASSPKHRSDSINSQTTIITTRTLPQRLSPERIFGGGKAALTLVLIVGQFLLCWLPYFTFHLHLSLGDSPQSPGDVEEVVTWLAYSSFAVNPFFYGLLNRQIREELCKLRRCYSTRPLELGNSSHEGSIQENFLQFLQRTSCTAETRSSCVQSSPRNTLDQGVRIPGQIPEEFS, from the coding sequence ATGGGTGGGTCAGGTCCCATGTTGAACCTTGTGAGCAACCGTACTTTGCACAACATCACATCTGGCCTGCTGGGGCCCAAACCCACGACTCCTACCCTGCCGCTGGGGGTTTTCACAGCCTCCCAGCTCAAGGACCTGGTGGGGATGTTCTTCATGGTGGGCCTGAATGCGGTGGCCCTCCTGGCCAACACGGCAGTGATGGTGGCCATCGTAAAGGCCCCGCACTTGAGGAAGTTTGCGTTTGTGTGCCACCTGTGTGTGGTGGACCTGCTCTGTGCCGTGCTCCTGATGCCCCTGGCCATCGTAACGGGCTCTCCCTTCTTCAGCGCCGTGGTCTTCACAGTGCTGGAGTGCCAGGTCTACATCTTCCTCACAGTCTTCCTCATCTGCGCCTCCATCTTCACCATCATCGCCATCAGCGTGGAGAGGTACTACTACATCGTGCACCCCATGAGGTACGAGGTGAAGATGACGCTCAACCTGGCCATCGCTGTGATGATCTTCATATGGGTCAAGTCCATCCTGCTGGCGCTGGTCACCCTGTTCGGCTGGCCCCCGTACGGGAACCAGAGCTCCATCAGCGCCGCCCACTGCTCCCTGCACTGGAGCCACAGCAGCCTGCGGAAGGTCTTTGCCGTCCTCTTCAGTGTGGTGTGCTTTCTGGTTCCCTCCATCGTGATATTCGTGGTTTACTGCAATGTCTACAAGGTGGCCCGGATGGCGGCCAGACAGCACGTCCCTGTGCCTACCTGGGCCTCGAGTCCCAAGCACCGCTCCGACTCCATCAACAGCCagaccaccatcatcaccacccgGACGCTGCCGCAGAGGCTGTCCCCAGAGAGGATCTTTGGAGGAGGCAAAGCGGCCCTCACCCTCGTCCTCATCGTAGGCCAGTTCCTGTTGTGCTGGCTGCCGTACTTTACCTTCCACCTGCACCTTTCACTTGGGGATTCGCCCCAGAGCCCAGGAGATGTGGAGGAGGTGGTCACCTGGCTGGCCTACTCCTCTTTCGCCGTCAACCCCTTCTTCTACGGGCTCCTAAACCGACAAATCCGTGAGGAGCTGTGCAAGCTGAGGAGGTGCTACTCCACGCGGCCCCTGGAGCTGGGGAACTCCAGCCACGAGGGCTCCATCCAGGAGAACTTCCTCCAGTTCCTGCAGCGGACCAGCTGCACAGCAGAGACACGCTCCAGCTGCGTCCAGTCCAGCCCCAGAAACACTCTGGACCAGGGTGTCCGCATTCCCGGGCAGATCCCAGAGGAGTTCAGTTAG
- the parp3 gene encoding protein mono-ADP-ribosyltransferase PARP3: MAPKKRAAPASKAAGKKIKKEEPEAPEDAFRSVKEALKAAAPQDKGKRKADVHCGISAEVLEDYDCMLNQTNIGHNNNKFYIIQVLQNGKKYYCWTRWGRVGEVGQSKMSSPYTSSDKAVSDFEKKFKDKTKNNWSDRANFVSHSGKYTLIEVDGDEEAEVKVDKVDGEVEKKVLSCTLDRSTKRLIELIFSTDMFKEAMEGMNLDVKKMPLGKLSKLQIAKGFEVLEEIEEAMKARNNRKPLEELSSKFFTTIPHNFGRNRPPVINDARIVEQKKEMLMVLADIELAQSLKAESEKAKEEMVEEVPHPLDQDYLSLKCDLTLLEKGREEFKVINQYLKATANKGGPSIIDVWEVNRDKEAERFTEHEELGNRRLLWHGTNVAVVAAILKSGLRIMPHSGGRVGKGIYFASENCKSAGYVSTSNRTGVMFLNEVALGKEHTITKDDSSLRKAPKGCDSVVARGKMEPDPSKDITITLDGKEITVPQGAAIQQSQYEESYFHNSEYLVYKESQCRIRYLLELKF, encoded by the exons ATGGCACCAAAGAAAAGGGCCGCTCCAGCCAGTAAAGCTGCAGGGAAGAAAATCAAGAAGGAAGAGCCGGAGGCTCCAGAGGATGCATTCAGGTCTGTCAAAGAGGCCTTGAAGGCGGCAGCCCCACAGGACAAAGGCAAGAGGAAGGCAGATGTGCACTGTGGAATTAGCGCAGAG GTGCTGGAAGATTATGACTGTATGCTCAACCAGACCAATATTGGGCATAACAACAACAAGTTCTACATCATTCAGGTtttacaaaatggaaaaaagtatTATTGCTGGACAAGATGGGGCAGAGTG GGAGAGGTGGGTCAGTCTAAAATGTCCTCTCCCTACACCAGTTCCGATAAAGCAGTGAGTGACTTTGAGAAAAAGTTCAAGGACAAGACTAAGAACAACTGGAGCGACAGGGCCAACTTTGTCTCTCATTCTGGCAAATACACCCTGATCGAGGTCGATGGGGATGAGGAAGCAGAGGTCAAG GTGGACAAGGTTGATGGAGAGGTGGAGAAGAAGGTTCTCTCTTGCACTCTGGACAGATCGACAAAGAGGCTTATCGAGCTCATCTTCAGCACTGACATGTTCAAAGAGGCTATGGAGGGAATGAACCTGG ATGTTAAGAAGATGCCCCTGGGAAAGCTGAGTAAACTGCAGATTGCCAAGGGCTTCGAGGTCCTGGAGGAGATTGAGGAGGCCATGAAGGCCAGGAACAACAGGAAGCCCCTGGAAGAGCTCTCCTCCAAGTTCTTCACTACCATCCCCCACAACTTTGGCCGCAACCGCCCCCCGGTCATCAATGATGCCAGAATCGTGGAGCAGAAGAAGGAGATGCTGATG GTATTGGCTGATATTGAACTTGCCCAGAGCCTCAAAGCTGAGAGCGAGAAGGCTAAGGAGGAGATGGTGGAGGAAGTTCCTCACCCACTGGATCAGGACTATCTGTCCCTGAAGTGTGATCTCACTTTACTTGAGAAAGGCCGAGAAGAATTCAAG GTAATAAACCAGTACCTGAAGGCAACAGCAAATAAAGGCGGGCCTTCCATTATCGATGTGTGGGAAGTAAACAGAGACAAAGAG GCGGAGCGCTTCACTGAGCACGAGGAGCTGGGGAACCGGCGCTTGCTGTGGCACGGCACCAACGTGGCGGtggtggcggccatcttgaagAGCGGGCTGAGGATCATGCCCCACTCTGGAGGCCGCGTGGGCAAGGGCATCTACTTCGCCTCTGAGAACTGCAAGTCTGCAGGCTACG TGAGTACATCAAATCGCACTGGAGTGATGTTTCTCAATGAAGTCGCCCTTGGCAAGGAGCACACCATCACAAAAGATGACTCCTCCCTTCGGAAAGCGCCAAAGGGCTGCGACAGTGTGGTCGCTCGTGGAAAAATGGAACCAG ACCCCTCCAAGGACATCACCATTACCCTGGATGGTAAGGAAATAACTGTTCCACAGGGGGCGGCTATTCAGCAGTCCCAGTATGAAGAGAGCTACTTCCACAACAGCGAATACCTCGTCTACAAAGAGTCTCAGTGCCGGATCCGGTATCTGCTCGAGCTAAAGTTCTAA